Genomic window (Rossellomorea aquimaris):
ATAGAAACGCAAAGGTAAAGCCCATAGCAGAGTACAAGATCACATGCTCAGGCTCAAAATGAGCAAGGGCAAAGATAACAGAGCTGATTAACGCGGCGAAGAAGAAATTCATCTTTTCGTAAAGAACGCCGAAGATAATCTTTCTGAATACAATCTCTTCCAGTATAGGTCCGATGATTGCAGCGACCATCATAGATAGAGGTACCTTTTCAATAATGCTGATAATCATCTGAGTGTTTTCAGATCCCATCTCGATTCCCAGGGCATACTCGACTTGTATGGCGACGGATTGAGCAATGAACGCCATAAAGATCCCGACTACGGCCCATACAATGGACCCCCCTGCATTCATGGGAGCGGTTCGTTCAAGTCCTGTGCTTGTTTCACTCTTCCTTAGAATGCCCCACACAACGAGCAGGGTTAACGTAAAGCTGATCACGAGCCAGTATCCCGGAACAACACTCCGAACTGCATCTTCGGGCTGACTGAGGACATCTACACCAATCTTAAATAATAAGGGGATGCCTACAATACTTGAAAGCTGCATGACAATATAGGTAATTAAGATATATCCGAAATGTTTTTTCAACGTTTGATCTCCTTTAGCACCAGTTAGATGAAGAACAACTTCATTTCATTTTGAACTCACTCTTGTACAATTCTACTAAGAAAAGAGAAACTGTTCAAATCTAAGGGTTTTGTAAGAATTGTCACATTTCAATCGACTTAAGAATAAAGGCATATGGGGAGGCATAGTATAGGAGGGTGTGAAAAAAAGAGAAATATGACGAAAAAAATTTTAAGCAGGACTCTTGCAAAATGAAAACGAATTAATTAATATAATAGTTGTGTTAGCACTCACAGTGAGCGAGTGCTAATAAATATCATTTACATAATTTCAAGGAGGTTGTTTCACTTGTTAAAACCACTAGGTGATCGCGTCGTTATCGAGCTAGTTGAGTCAGAAGAAAAAACAGCAAGCGGTATTGTGCTACCGGATTCCGCAAAGGAAAAGCCACAAGAAGGTAAAGTGATGGCTGTAGGTACTGGTCGCATTCTTGACAACGGTGAGCGCGTTGCTCTTGAGGTAGCTGTCGGCGATCGAATCATTTTCTCTAAATACGCTGGTACAGAAGTGAAATACCAAGGCACAGAATACTTGATCCTTCGTGATAGCGATATTCTGGCTGTAGTTGGCGAATAACCAAAACTTCGTATATAAACAATACTTTATTTAAATAAGAGGAGGACTTTATCAATGGCTAAAGATATTAAATTCAGCGAAGAAGCACGCCGTTCCATGCTTCGCGGTGTAGATCAATTAGCAAATGCAGTAAAAGTAACTCTTGGACCAAAAGGACGTAACGTGGTACTTGAGAAAAAATTCGGTTCACCACTTATTACAAATGATGGTGTAACGATTGCAAAAGAAATCGAACTGGAAGATGCATTCGAAAACATGGGTGCAAAACTGGTTGCCGAAGTAGCAAGCAAAACAAATGAAATCGCCGGTGACGGTACAACGACTGCAACGGTCCTTGCTCAAGCGATGATCCGTGAAGGTCTTAAAAACGTAACAGCTGGTGCTAACCCTGTTGGCGTTCGTAAAGGTATCGAAAAAGCGGTTCAAGCTGCCATCGAGGAATTAAAAGTCATCTCTAAGCCGATCGAAGGTAAAGATTCCATCGCTCAAGTTGCGGCAATCTCAGCTGCTGACGAAGAAGTGGGTCAACTGATTGCAGAAGCAATGGAGCGCGTTGGTAACGACGGTGTTATCACAATCGAAGAATCCAAAGGTTTCACAACAGAGCTTGACGTGGTGGAAGGAATGCAATTCGACCGTGGATATGCGTCTCCATACATGGTGACTGACTCTGATAAGATGGAAGCTGTTCTTGAAAATCCATACATCTTAATCACTGACAAGAAGATCGGTAACATCCAGGAAGTACTTCCTGTTCTTGAGCAAGTCGTACAACAAGGTAAACCACTATTAATGGTAGCTGAAGATGTTGAAGGTGAAGCTCTTGCAACGCTTGTTGTGAACAAACTTCGTGGAACATTCAACGCTGTTGCCGTTAAAGCTCCTGGCTTCGGTGACCGTCGTAAAGCAATGCTTGAAGACTTAGCGGTTCTTACTGGTGGAGAAGTGATTACAGAAGATTTAGGATTAGATCTTAAATCCGCAAACATCACTCAGCTTGGCCGCGCTGCGAAAGTAGTCGTAACGAAAGAAAACACGACTGTCGTAGAAGGTTCTGGAGATCCGGAAAAAATCGCAGCTCGCGTAAACCAAATCCGTGCTCAATTAGAAGAATCCACTTCTGAATTCGACAAGGAAAAATTACAAGAGCGTCTTGCTAAGCTTGCAGGTGGAGTAGCAGTCGTGAAAGTCGGAGCTGCAACTGAAACTGAGCTTAAAGAGCGTAAACTACGTATCGAAGACGCATTGAACTCTACTCGTGCAGCAGTAGAAGAAGGTATCGTTTCCGGTGGTGGTACTGCCTTGGTGAACGTATACAACAAAGTAGCATCAATCGAAGCGGATGCAGATGTAGCAACTGGTATCAACATCGTGCTGCGTGCCCTTGAAGAGCCAATCCGTCAAATCGCTCACAACGCTGGACTCGAAGGTTCTATCATCGTAGAACGTCTGAAGAAGGAAGAAGTAGGTGTCGGTTTCAACGCAGCTACTGGTGAGTGGGTAAACATGATCGAAAAAGGTATCGTGGATCCAACCAAAGTAACTCGTTCTGCACTTCAAAATGCAGCGTCTGTAGCAGCAATGTTCCTGACTACTGAAGCAGTAGTAGCGGACATTCCTGAAGAAGGCGGCGGCATGCCGGATATGTCCGGAATGGGCGGCATGGGTGGAATGGGCGGCATGATGTAATCTGCCAACCGTTTCACTCTTGTGAAGCAGTTCGATGTATAAATAGTTAGTAAGAAGAAGACTACTTCCTAGTTAAAGGAGGTAGTCTTTTTTTGTGTTGTTAAAGTTCGCATATCAAGAATTTATTGAAGACCGGATATTCAAGAATACCACTAAGGTGAATATCCAAAATTATAAGGTGCTTCTCGGTGGCTTTGTCGATTACTGCATTGAAAATAATCTGCTGAATGTGGAAGAGGTTAAGACCATTCACGTAAAAAGTTATTTACGACATTGCCAGGCTAAGGGGAATTCAGCTAATACGATTAATACTAAGCTTCAACGTATTAGGGCATTCTTCAACTTTATGAAAGAAGAGGGCATAGTTAAGGAAAGTCCGGCTTCGAAGGTAAAGCGTCAACAAGTGGATATTAAAATTGACGTATTCAGCGATGAACAGATTAATCAGATGTTGGCTTACTATCGAGGGCTTAGACGTAGGGAGAAAAGTTATTTCGCTTATAGAGGGTACATGTTGATTGTCACTTTCTTAGGAACTGGCATTAGACGAACAGAAATCATTAATTTGAAGTGGTCTGATGTTGACTTAGAAAACTTAACAATCTCCGTGTACGGGAAAAGGAGGAAGCGGGAAATTGTATTCCTTACTGAAAAGCTTGCTAAGGAGTTGTCTGCCTACAACCTATTTTGTAGTCGGCATTTCCCTAAGTTAAGTGAGTACGTTTTTGTGAATCGGAATAACACCCAGATGACGCAGAACTCAATCATGCTATTATTCCAAAACCTACAAAAGAAGATGAACTTTTCAGACGTAAGGGTTTCCCCGCATACTTTCAGGCACACATTTTGCCACAGATTAGCTATGAGTGGTATGTCTGCCTTTGCTATTCAGAAGATGATGAGACACGAAAATATAGCCGTTACAATGCGTTATGTGGCTATGTGGGGTAACGAATTGAAGGAACAGAACGATAAGTATAATCCATTAAATAATCTTGACGTTTAGAGGGCTTAAAAAAGAAAAGCCCCCGCGGTGCAACGCGGAGACTCATGCCTCTATATAACTAAATACGGATAACCGATTAGCTACCCTTTCATAGTATCGAAAAAATTTCGGACGTGCAAGGCTTATTAAGTTATGTCTTAATTAGCAGCTATTGGGTTGTGCCGTCGTGGATAGCCCAATAACACGACGTAAAAATAAACTTGATAGGTTGTTCCTTAGCCGTTGCAATAACTAGGGATAGGACACAAATAAACGTTCCCTATTGCGTTTTAGTGTCTGAAAGGTGAAAGCTACCTATAAGTGCTGAACGAAGGAAGGGTAGACCGTTTACGGACGGTGTAGGACAAGCCATAACTAACATAGAAACTATTTCTAGTCCCCAACTATAGAGGGTGTCGAATTAACTAACTGAAAAGCCAAAGCGTAAGGTTAGGGGGCTATGTGAACCTGCTAGGGCTACTTGTTGCAGTAGGCTTGTTAGGGAGAAATCTCAACGATTAATAGGGCGATACAACACGGAAACCTTAACTTGATATACAATCAAGTGCTTTTCAGAATCGTCTACTTCTTATGACTGACTTTATTTTTTATTGTCTGTCATAAGGTAGCCGATTTTTCGTCCAAGCCGTTTTCCTTACTTTCAACCAATCAAGCATGGTTAGAGAATATAATCAATAATAAACGCCATTAATGATAAGATAATTACAGAATTTTTTATGTTAGCATCCCTCAACAAGAGAAAGTGTTATAAGATAGGAGTAAGCACTTCAAAATATTTCAATTTGAGGGGATGTTTTCATGGATAGTTTAGATGAGATTTCATTATCAAGAATAGCAACAATACTTAATAAACAAACGATATTACCTACAAATAATAACTCATTATGGGAGAGGATTTTATCTAACGCGGGTCATAGTGAATTGTATATTCGATTCAGTGGTTCGTTGAATCCGTACTATTACAATGGCAGTTGGCAGAATGATAACCCCGTATTTGACGAATTTTATTCAGCTATTAAAAGTATATTGAAAATAGTTTATTCAGATGGAGAAAATTTAGATGAATTCAACTTATTAATGTCTTCGATTGTAGAAGAAATTAATGTGCACAATATTTTTGATGATGATTTAGTTGATAGGCTTGGTTATAAATATTGGGATTTAGACGAATATTTTAATGGAACATCTGATGATGAGTGTACTAGATTAATTAAAGAGGAATCTAAGAATGACTTTCAAGTCTTACTAAATAATCTAAATGTTTTAAATTTGGATTTCACATTTTCCAATGGAAGATTAAAATTAATTCCTTTCACTGAACAATCTACACAGATATCTAGAAATCCTTCATTACTAGTCGAATGGTTAAACAACAACTATCCACCAATAGCAGAAATGTATCAAGAAGCTATTGAAAATTACATAGATGGAGAACCAGTTTCATGTGTCTCTAATTGCAGGAATATAATTACGGGTGTATTTAGCCATTTTAAAGAGGATGGTAATAGGTCATGGGTTAAGGGGTTGCAAAACCTAAGCACCGATACAAATATTGAGAAAATAAATGTACCAAATAATATTATGCAAGGGAGTGCTAATAAAAATATACATTTTGAAACAGATAACGAGTTCAAATATTCGAGGTTCAAACTCTTTTATCAGTTATATTCATTAACATCTGATTTAGGACCGCATATTACTGAAGCACCTAAAATCGGAGGTACATTATATCCTGAAAGAACAACTCTCTATGATGCTTTATTGTGTTTACGAATGACCGAAGATATGTTGATTTGGGTTAAAGAACGTTTGAAAAGTTATCAAGAAAGTTCATGAATTGGTATAGAAAACAAATTAAAAAGAACCTAACCTCATAGGTTCTTTTCTTTATGTCTGTTGTTTTTTCGCTTTTCAATTATGAACTCTTGCTTTGTTAATGCTTTGTTCTTTGCTTTCTGAATTGCTTTAAATGGAGTAGCACCATATTCAACCTCGACACCATATTTAGACTTCGCAAATGCACAATAGCTTCGACGGTAATCTTCTAATCCACCTTGAAAATAAACATCAATAGTAATTCTCGACTTTCCATATCTCCCTTTAGTACCTGCAATAATTAATCCTTTAAGGTTCATACTTCCTAACCCCCTAACGAAATATAATTGTAATTATTAGGATTATTTTACCATACTTTGTATTCTAGTAGATTAACAATTACAATAATGGTATATAAGAATTCATGGCAGGAGGCATACAATCCATATGGAACTAAGTCAGATATTTGACCTTACCGCAATAATAATTAGTACGATTCTATTAGTGGTCACTTTCGGGACGGTTATCTTTGCTAAACGTAATTTACAAGCTATTGACTCTCCTAGGCTGGTAGTTACTAGGGTGAAAGATAAAATGACTAGAGAGAACGGTGAGGAACAACACCTTATTAAGGCAAATGTAAAGAATTTTGGGAATGGAATCGCACTTAGAACATATCTAATCGTAATCACTAACAAAAAGAAGCACTTTTTATCAAAGCCTTTAGTTACCCTAGAGAGGGAAGGCGGTGGTGAGTTAGAGGTTGATATTGGGTTTAGTAACCAGGTCAAAAAAGCATTTATTGTTACTCATGATTTTTTTAATGGGTATTATAAAGTAGAGGTGGATACTAAGTTCGACAATTCTCATTTATACTCAATGGTAAAGCCCGTAAAAAGAATATCTAGTTATGGGCTGACAAGAAAGCGTATCAATAGGTGGATGAAGAAAGCTAAAAAAGAAGGAAATACATACACCGATTATATAGAGAAGAAGAAAAAAGATG
Coding sequences:
- a CDS encoding CPBP family intramembrane glutamic endopeptidase, which codes for MKKHFGYILITYIVMQLSSIVGIPLLFKIGVDVLSQPEDAVRSVVPGYWLVISFTLTLLVVWGILRKSETSTGLERTAPMNAGGSIVWAVVGIFMAFIAQSVAIQVEYALGIEMGSENTQMIISIIEKVPLSMMVAAIIGPILEEIVFRKIIFGVLYEKMNFFFAALISSVIFALAHFEPEHVILYSAMGFTFAFLYVKTKRILVPIFAHVAMNTTVVLMQSIYKDEIEKMINEAEQIQGFIGGLFL
- the groES gene encoding co-chaperone GroES; this translates as MLKPLGDRVVIELVESEEKTASGIVLPDSAKEKPQEGKVMAVGTGRILDNGERVALEVAVGDRIIFSKYAGTEVKYQGTEYLILRDSDILAVVGE
- the groL gene encoding chaperonin GroEL (60 kDa chaperone family; promotes refolding of misfolded polypeptides especially under stressful conditions; forms two stacked rings of heptamers to form a barrel-shaped 14mer; ends can be capped by GroES; misfolded proteins enter the barrel where they are refolded when GroES binds) yields the protein MAKDIKFSEEARRSMLRGVDQLANAVKVTLGPKGRNVVLEKKFGSPLITNDGVTIAKEIELEDAFENMGAKLVAEVASKTNEIAGDGTTTATVLAQAMIREGLKNVTAGANPVGVRKGIEKAVQAAIEELKVISKPIEGKDSIAQVAAISAADEEVGQLIAEAMERVGNDGVITIEESKGFTTELDVVEGMQFDRGYASPYMVTDSDKMEAVLENPYILITDKKIGNIQEVLPVLEQVVQQGKPLLMVAEDVEGEALATLVVNKLRGTFNAVAVKAPGFGDRRKAMLEDLAVLTGGEVITEDLGLDLKSANITQLGRAAKVVVTKENTTVVEGSGDPEKIAARVNQIRAQLEESTSEFDKEKLQERLAKLAGGVAVVKVGAATETELKERKLRIEDALNSTRAAVEEGIVSGGGTALVNVYNKVASIEADADVATGINIVLRALEEPIRQIAHNAGLEGSIIVERLKKEEVGVGFNAATGEWVNMIEKGIVDPTKVTRSALQNAASVAAMFLTTEAVVADIPEEGGGMPDMSGMGGMGGMGGMM
- a CDS encoding tyrosine-type recombinase/integrase; translation: MLLKFAYQEFIEDRIFKNTTKVNIQNYKVLLGGFVDYCIENNLLNVEEVKTIHVKSYLRHCQAKGNSANTINTKLQRIRAFFNFMKEEGIVKESPASKVKRQQVDIKIDVFSDEQINQMLAYYRGLRRREKSYFAYRGYMLIVTFLGTGIRRTEIINLKWSDVDLENLTISVYGKRRKREIVFLTEKLAKELSAYNLFCSRHFPKLSEYVFVNRNNTQMTQNSIMLLFQNLQKKMNFSDVRVSPHTFRHTFCHRLAMSGMSAFAIQKMMRHENIAVTMRYVAMWGNELKEQNDKYNPLNNLDV